Proteins encoded in a region of the Pelmatolapia mariae isolate MD_Pm_ZW linkage group LG16_19, Pm_UMD_F_2, whole genome shotgun sequence genome:
- the LOC135933830 gene encoding proline-rich protein 36-like: MTERRDHDQDPADSSREYDLTRIQGLMKRISLTKDTKAMAVGINAIKAILEGNPHLRQLRGFMGYMDQLHEAQEVLQARELAAFARSQFANPKPPQQQLRGTELPARQQRRPRGRGVSTPLPRDPSACCSKPNSPASFLAAMWSEDEEQVFLPPPLPVSSVASVPLSGRKRRSRRQSPLTQLDSGTPERPAGVSEKNTFPVPSEGGCSISGNLKDFVHAPLEPRTITNKLMVNCEAENSRKVLVAAKLAFPETIELVQPPLPSTDSSAEPSLPPVSSLSPDCFSPVHLEQKNLRKTVSSELIQQGKLCSGCSGEPMPPPTSLSLQPEARLAAQSVTQSPVPPLPQPPLQPVLQSVQSPPVLQSVQSPPVLQSVQSPPVLQSVQSPPVLQSVQSPPVLQSVQSPPVLQSVQSPPVLQSVQSPPVQSSSVHSLVLPAPRPPSPPAPRPPSPPAPRPPSPPAPRPPSPPAPRPPSPPAPRPPSPPTHFQEENSPTPTVVAPPDLANSETFALSGASPEVKFRHSVNSGPLDIKKSAEDCTRLSLPELSQCSVQLQSAMCLPETSVPAGSVLSLPEAQARVPAGSVLRLPEVPAPAGSVLRVPGVPVPTGSGTVFAGGPEEPVRPSASSAGWPEEPVRPSASSAAAASSSSPPAGGPEEPVQPPAAAASSSSPPAAAASSSSPPAAAASSSSPPAAAASSSSPPAAAASSSTPPAAAASSSTPPAAAASSSTPPAAALPSPASTPSPAAALPSPASTPSPAAALPSPASTPSPAAASESSPTPSSGPASASPTPSSGPAPSSASSSPGPASSSASPTPSPSPASSSSGPAPASSSSGPAPASSSSGPAPASSSSGPAPASSSSGPAPASSSSGPAPASSSSGPAPASPASSGPAPASPASSGPASASPGAAGATQPSGPQLQPQHRRSSARPLVGHLRHCGRPPERRHCLPRGRPPDLNCRRRCHPHGRPPELLYRRCRPHGRPPELLYRRCRPHGRPPELSPRRCRPHGRPPELSPRHCLLRGSPSDLPRYRCFSHGRPPELNCFGLRCCRPPGRPPELGHLGLVDSVPPSWTPTARPGRVVFCLSVSYVSVFSFVLSLSCQCNQRQPCLPAVSSSLRSPLVFSVCVFPYSVSRR; encoded by the exons atgacagaacgacgcgaccacGACCAGGACCCAGCGGACTCGTCCCGGGAGTATGATCTCACCCGCATCCAAGGTTTGATGAAGCGGATTTCCCTCACTAAAGACACCAAGGCTATGGCGGTTGGGATTAACGCTATCAAAGCGATCCTGGAGGGAAATCCTCACCTGCGCCAGCTAAGAGGATTTATGGGCTATATGGACCAGCTGCACGAAGCCCAGGAGGTGCTACAAGCTCGGGAGCTCGCAGCTTTTGCCCGCTCCCAGTTTGCTAACCCGAAGCCACCGCAGCAGCAGCTGCGGGGCACGGAGCTTCCTGCTAGGCAGCAGCGACGGCCACGGGGGAGAGGCGTTTCCACACCTCTGCCGCGGGATCCCTCCGCGTGCTGTTCCAAGCCCAATTCACCGGCCTCCTTCTTGGCGGCGATGTGGTCCGAGGATGAGGAGCAAGTTTTCCTCCCTCCACCATTACCAGTTTCCTCCGTCGCTTCTGTTCCCTTATCTGGGAGGAAACGCCGCTCACGCCGCCAGTCCCCCTTAACTCAGCTGGATTCTGGAACTCCTGAGCGGCCAGCTGGGGTGAGTGAGAAAAACACTTTTCCTGTTCCGTCTGAGGGGGGCTGTTCCATCTCAGGAAATTTAAAGGACTTTGTTCATGCTCCTTTGGAGCCCAGAACCATAACAAATAAACTGATGGTCAACTGTGAGGCTGAAAATTCCAGGAAAGTGCTTGTTGCTGCTAAACTAGcatttcctgagactattgagCTAGTGCAACCTCCTCTTCCCTCCACTGACAGCTCAGCAGAGCCATCTCTGCCTCCTGTTTCTTCCTTGAGTCCAGACTGTTTCTCACCCGTTCACTTAGAGCAGAAGAATCTAAGGAAAACTGTTTCCTCTGAGCTCATCCAGCAGGGTAAACTGTGCTCTGGATGCTCAGGAGAACCTATGCCGCCACCCACTTCTCTTTCATTGCAGCCAGAAGCTCGCTTAGCTGCTCAGTCAGTCACTCAATCGCCAGTTCCACCTTTACCACAACCACCACTACAACCTGTTCTCCAGTCAGTTCAGTCccctcctgttctccagtcagTTCAGTCccctcctgttctccagtcagTTCAGTCccctcctgttctccagtcagTTCAGTCccctcctgttctccagtcagttcagtctcctcctgttctccagtcagttcagtctcctcctgttctccagtcagttcagtctcctcctgttctccagtcagttcagtctcctcctgttcAGTCGAGTTCAGTGCACTCTCTTGTATTGCCAGCTCCTCGGCCACCATCTCCACCCGCTCCTCGGCCACCATCTCCACCCGCTCCTCGGCCACCATCTCCACCCGCTCCTCGGCCACCATCTCCACCCGCTCCTCGGCCACCATCTCCACCCGCTCCTCGGCCACCATCTCCACCCACTCATTTTCAGGAGGAGAATAGCCCCACACCGACTGTTGTTGCTCCTCCAGACCTGGCTAACTCTGAGACTTTTGCTCTTTCCGGGGCCTCCCCAGAGGTTAAATTTCGACATTCAGTTAACTCTGGCCCCCTGGATATAAAGAAGTCAGCTGAGGACTGCACCCGGCTGTCGCTGCCTGAGCTGAGTCAAtgctctgtgcagctgcagtcAGCTATGTGTTTGCCAGAGACcagtgtgcctgctggttctgttttgtccctgccagaggccc aggcccgtgtgcctgctggttctgttctgcgcctgccagaggtccccgcgcctgctggttctgtcctgCGTGTCCCAGGGGTCCCAGTGCCCACTGGTTCTGGGACTGTTTTTGCTGGAGgccccgaggagcccgtccggccttctgcctcgtcagctggatggcccgaggagcccgtccggccgtctgcctcgtcagctgccGCCGCCTCCTCATCCTCGCCgccagctggagggcccgaggagcccgtccagccgccagctgcagccgccTCCTCATCctcgccgccagctgcagccgccTCCTCATCctcgccgccagctgcagccgccTCCTCATCctcgccgccagctgcagccgccTCCTCATCctcgccgccagctgcagccgccTCCTCATccacgccgccagctgcagccgccTCCTCATccacgccgccagctgcagccgccTCCTCATccacgccgccagctgcagcgcttccgtctccggcttccacgccgtcgccagctgcagcgcttccgtctccggcttccacgccgtcgccagctgcagcgcttccgtctccggcttccacgccgtcgccagctgcagcctcagagtCTTCACCCACGCCGTCGTCTGGCCCAGCTTCAGCTTCACCCACGCCGTCGTCTGGCCCAGCCCCCTCATCGGCTTCatcgtcgcctggtccagcctcctcATCAGCCTCACCCACGCCGTCGCCCAGTCCGGCGTCATCGtcgtctggtccagctccgGCGTCATCGtcgtctggtccagctccgGCGTCATCGtcgtctggtccagctccgGCGTCATCGtcgtctggtccagctccgGCGTCATCGtcgtctggtccagctccgGCGTCATCGTCGTCTGGTCCAGCTCCCGCGTCATCGTCGTCTGGTCCAGCTCCCGCCTCgcctgcctcgtctggtccagctccCGCCTCgcctgcctcgtctggtccagcctccgcctCGCCTGGTGCTGCGGGGGCCACGCAGCCTTCAGGTCCCCAGCTGCAGCCTCAACATCGTCGGTCATCTGCCAGGCCGCTTGTTGGGCATCTTCGCCACTGTGGACGACCTCCTGAacgccgccactgccttccgcgtggccggcctccggacttgAATTGCCGCCGCCGTTGCcatccgcacggtcggccccctgaactgctcTATCGCCGTTGCCgcccgcacggtcggccccctgaactgctcTATCGCCGTTGCCgcccgcacggtcggccccctgaactgtcccCTCGCCGTTGCCgcccgcacggtcggccccctgaactgtcccCTCGCCACTGCCTACTGCGTGGCTCGCCTTCAGACCTGCCCCGCTACCGCTGCTTTTCACATGGTCGGCCTCCGGAACTGAACTGTTTTGGCCTCCGGTGCTGTCGGCCTccgggtcggccccctgaacttggCCATCTGGGCCTTGTGGACTCtgtccctccgtcctggacccccaccgcccgccctggtcgggtcgttttctgttt gtcggtgtcctatgtcagtgtgttcagcttTGTGCTCTCCCTGTCTTGTCAGTGTAATCAGCGTCAGccgtgtctcccagctgtttcctcttcgCTCCGTTcacctcttgtatttagtgtctgtgtcTTCCCCTACTCGGTGTCGCGTCGTTAA